AATACTACAGTCGCTTCACTCGCAGAACGATTAACTCTGCCAAAATGTTGACTATCAGGGTTAAAACAAATAGAACTAACGCGGCATACATGAGAGCGCTAACTTGCAGATCACTTGCTTCTGCGAATTGGTTTGCCAACAAGGAAGAAATCGTATTAGCTGGTGCAAATATCGAGGGATTAATGACGTTGGCGTTCCCAATGATCATCGTGACAGCCATTGTTTCTCCCATCGCCCGACCTAGCGCCAACATCACAGCACTTACAATACCTGAGAAGGCAGCTGGAATGAGGACTTGGAAAATCGTTTCCCACCGGGTTGCTCCCAGTCCCATAGCAGCTTGGCGTAAACTCGGTGGTAGAGAAATCAGTGCGTCACGGGAGATAGCTGTAATAATTGGCAAAGTCATAATCGCCAAGATAACGCCTGCTGGGAACATTCCTGGTCCTGTAGGAGGAGTACTAAAAATTGGTAACCAACCTAAACTAGCGTTGAGCCATCTTCCAACGCCTGTTGTCAGGGGAATCAATACGAAAATTCCCCAAATGCCATAAACAACACTGGGAATAGCTGCTAATAGTTCTACCAAGAAAACCAGTACCGTTCGTACAGGTGAGGGTAGAAAATTTTCACTTAGTAAAATAGCAGTGCCAACGCCAATTGGTACTGCTATCAGCAAACCAATAAAAGCACTCACCAAAGTACCATATACTTGCGGTAGCACTCCGTACTGATTATTGACTGGATTCCAAGCGCTTTTTGCTAAAAAGCTAGTACCAAACTCTTGGATGGCAGGCATTGCCTGAATGCCAACCAGTATCGCAATCCACAATAAAATGGCTGCAACAGCCAGTGCAAAAATCCGAGTCAGCCAAATAAAGCCTCGGTCTACTGACTTTTCTACTGTAGAGCGAGGTTTAACTGTTGGTTGACGATTCTCGGCTTGTGTATTCATGAATGACTTCACCCATCAGCTGGAAAAAATGTGGGAGCGAACCACATGAGTCA
The sequence above is a segment of the Mastigocladopsis repens PCC 10914 genome. Coding sequences within it:
- the pstC gene encoding phosphate ABC transporter permease subunit PstC yields the protein MNTQAENRQPTVKPRSTVEKSVDRGFIWLTRIFALAVAAILLWIAILVGIQAMPAIQEFGTSFLAKSAWNPVNNQYGVLPQVYGTLVSAFIGLLIAVPIGVGTAILLSENFLPSPVRTVLVFLVELLAAIPSVVYGIWGIFVLIPLTTGVGRWLNASLGWLPIFSTPPTGPGMFPAGVILAIMTLPIITAISRDALISLPPSLRQAAMGLGATRWETIFQVLIPAAFSGIVSAVMLALGRAMGETMAVTMIIGNANVINPSIFAPANTISSLLANQFAEASDLQVSALMYAALVLFVLTLIVNILAELIVLRVKRL